In Clostridium sp. DL-VIII, the following proteins share a genomic window:
- a CDS encoding protein kinase family protein, translating into MDRYYEVGEKVSGYSVLKIIGEGRYGIAYLGVNNEDEKCVIKQLKKEMLEETRKKLFYEEKILQDLNYPNFPKFISKFKDEDREGYILEYVEGKVFQDLLAREQYEFSKNEIYKVGSQLLDLVEILHNNNIVHRDIRPTNVILKENGDIALIDFGLARIIDNKRYVKDVDYWFIGDFLIHLYYSSYKETDEEDKPWFEELDLNLEEKIFLKKLMNIEESYKSIEEIKEQLDKIKNVN; encoded by the coding sequence ATGGATAGGTATTATGAGGTAGGAGAAAAGGTAAGTGGATACTCTGTTCTTAAAATAATAGGTGAAGGCAGATATGGAATTGCATATTTAGGTGTCAATAACGAAGATGAAAAATGTGTAATAAAGCAATTAAAGAAAGAAATGCTTGAGGAAACAAGAAAAAAGTTGTTTTATGAAGAGAAAATATTGCAAGATTTAAACTATCCTAATTTTCCTAAATTTATATCAAAATTTAAAGATGAAGATAGGGAAGGCTATATATTAGAATATGTAGAAGGAAAAGTATTTCAAGATTTATTAGCTAGAGAACAATATGAATTTAGCAAAAATGAGATTTATAAAGTTGGGAGTCAGCTTTTAGATCTAGTTGAGATACTGCATAATAATAATATAGTACACCGAGATATAAGGCCCACTAATGTAATTTTGAAAGAAAATGGAGATATAGCATTAATTGATTTTGGATTAGCTCGAATTATTGATAATAAAAGGTATGTAAAAGATGTGGATTATTGGTTTATAGGTGACTTTTTAATTCATTTGTATTATTCATCTTATAAAGAAACAGATGAAGAAGACAAACCCTGGTTTGAAGAACTTGACTTAAATTTAGAGGAAAAGATTTTCTTAAAGAAACTAATGAATATTGAAGAGAGTTACAAAAGCATTGAAGAGATAAAAGAACAACTTGATAAAATTAAAAATGTAAATTGA
- the ppdK gene encoding pyruvate, phosphate dikinase: MTNKYVYLFSEGNASMRNLLGGKGANLAEMTNLGIPVPHGFTVTTEACNKYYEDGKKISDEIIDQIYNALAKLEEVTGKKFGDNSNPLLVSVRSGARVSMPGMMDTILNLGLNDVAVEAMAELTKNPRFAYDSYRRFIQMFSDVVMGIEKRLFENKIDEIKEKKGVEFDTELTAEDLKELVSQFKEIYKKEKGEEFPSDPKIQLVESVTAVFRSWDNPRAIVYRRLNDIPGEWGTAVNVQQMVFGNKGETSGTGVAFSRNPANGEKAIYGEYLMNAQGEDVVAGIRTPLVIGKLKEQNPEIYAQFEGIVNTLENHYKDMQDMEFTIEEGKLYFLQTRNGKRTAQSALKIAVDLVEEGMLTKEEAILKVEPKQLDTLLHPAFYTEDLKKATPIAKGLPASPGAACGKIAFTADEAKDRAALGEDVVLVRLETSPEDIEGMIAAQGILTVRGGMTSHAAVVARGMGTCCVAGCGAIKVDEEKRIIEVDGKVYTPDDYISIDGTSGNVYGEKIKTVTPEISGHFATFMEWADEIRKLKVRANADSPRDAKQAVEFGAQGIGLCRTEHMFFAEDRIMAVRQMITSKDVEQRKVALDKILPMQKSDFVGIYEEMGERPVTIRLLDPPLHEFLPTADQDIKDLAKEIGITYEELKATVSELHEFNPMMGHRGCRLAVSYPEIAEMQARAIIEAAIEVKKDKGYNITPEIMIPLVGEIKELKYVKDVIVKTVEEVMKEKGVTLEYKVGTMIEIPRAALTADEIAKEAEFFSFGTNDLTQMTFGFSRDDAAKFLSAYYDKKIYEQDPFAKLDQTGVGSLIKIAVEKGKATRPDIHLGICGEHGGDPSSIEFCHNTGLDYVSCSPFRVPLARLAAAQAQVKKPR, translated from the coding sequence ATGACAAATAAGTATGTATACCTTTTTAGTGAAGGAAATGCTTCAATGAGAAATCTGCTTGGAGGAAAAGGTGCTAATTTGGCAGAAATGACGAACTTAGGTATTCCAGTTCCTCACGGATTTACTGTTACTACAGAAGCATGTAATAAGTATTATGAAGATGGTAAGAAAATTTCTGATGAAATTATCGACCAAATTTATAATGCTTTAGCAAAGCTTGAAGAAGTAACAGGAAAGAAATTTGGAGATAACTCAAATCCTTTACTAGTTTCAGTAAGATCTGGAGCAAGAGTTTCAATGCCAGGTATGATGGATACTATTCTAAACTTAGGATTAAATGATGTAGCTGTAGAGGCTATGGCAGAATTAACTAAGAATCCTAGATTCGCTTATGATTCTTATAGAAGATTTATTCAAATGTTCTCAGATGTTGTTATGGGAATAGAGAAGAGATTATTTGAAAATAAAATTGATGAAATTAAAGAAAAAAAGGGTGTTGAGTTTGATACAGAATTGACAGCTGAAGATTTAAAGGAATTGGTCAGTCAATTTAAGGAAATTTATAAGAAGGAAAAGGGAGAAGAATTTCCAAGTGATCCAAAAATTCAATTGGTTGAATCTGTTACAGCTGTATTTAGGTCATGGGATAATCCAAGAGCAATAGTATACAGAAGACTAAATGATATACCAGGTGAGTGGGGTACAGCAGTTAATGTACAACAAATGGTATTTGGTAATAAAGGAGAAACATCAGGAACAGGAGTTGCATTTTCAAGAAATCCAGCTAATGGTGAAAAAGCTATTTATGGTGAATATTTGATGAATGCACAAGGTGAAGATGTTGTTGCTGGTATTAGAACACCACTTGTAATTGGAAAGTTAAAAGAACAAAATCCAGAAATATATGCTCAATTTGAAGGAATCGTTAATACTCTTGAAAATCATTATAAAGATATGCAAGACATGGAATTCACAATAGAAGAAGGTAAGTTGTACTTCTTACAAACTAGAAATGGTAAGAGAACTGCTCAGTCTGCTTTAAAAATTGCAGTTGATTTAGTTGAGGAGGGAATGCTTACTAAAGAAGAGGCAATATTAAAAGTTGAACCAAAACAATTAGATACATTATTACATCCAGCATTCTATACTGAAGATTTAAAGAAAGCTACTCCAATTGCAAAAGGATTACCAGCATCTCCAGGAGCTGCATGCGGTAAGATTGCATTTACTGCTGATGAGGCTAAAGATAGAGCAGCACTTGGTGAAGATGTAGTTCTTGTAAGACTTGAAACTTCTCCAGAAGATATCGAAGGTATGATAGCTGCACAAGGTATTCTTACAGTAAGAGGAGGGATGACTTCTCATGCAGCAGTTGTTGCAAGAGGAATGGGAACTTGCTGTGTAGCAGGATGCGGAGCTATTAAAGTCGATGAGGAAAAGAGAATAATAGAAGTCGACGGAAAAGTTTATACACCTGATGATTATATTTCAATTGATGGTACTAGTGGTAATGTATATGGAGAAAAGATAAAGACAGTTACACCAGAAATATCAGGTCATTTTGCAACATTCATGGAATGGGCTGATGAAATAAGAAAATTAAAAGTCAGAGCTAATGCAGATAGTCCAAGAGATGCAAAGCAAGCAGTTGAATTTGGAGCACAAGGAATAGGGCTTTGTAGAACAGAGCATATGTTCTTTGCAGAAGATAGAATAATGGCAGTAAGACAAATGATTACATCTAAAGATGTAGAACAAAGAAAAGTAGCTTTAGATAAGATATTACCAATGCAAAAATCAGATTTTGTAGGAATTTATGAAGAAATGGGTGAAAGACCAGTTACTATAAGATTATTGGATCCACCTTTACATGAATTCTTACCAACTGCAGATCAAGATATTAAGGATTTAGCAAAGGAAATTGGTATAACTTACGAGGAATTAAAAGCTACAGTTTCTGAATTACATGAGTTTAATCCAATGATGGGTCATAGAGGCTGCCGTCTTGCAGTATCTTATCCAGAAATTGCTGAAATGCAGGCAAGAGCAATTATAGAAGCAGCTATAGAGGTTAAAAAGGATAAGGGATATAACATTACTCCAGAAATAATGATTCCATTAGTTGGAGAAATTAAAGAATTGAAATATGTTAAAGATGTTATAGTAAAGACTGTAGAAGAAGTTATGAAAGAAAAAGGAGTGACTTTAGAATACAAGGTTGGTACTATGATTGAAATACCAAGAGCAGCTTTAACAGCTGATGAAATAGCTAAAGAAGCAGAATTCTTCTCTTTTGGTACAAATGATTTAACTCAAATGACTTTTGGATTCTCAAGAGATGATGCAGCTAAATTCTTATCTGCTTATTATGATAAGAAGATATATGAACAAGATCCATTTGCTAAACTAGATCAAACAGGAGTTGGTTCTTTAATTAAGATAGCAGTAGAAAAAGGAAAGGCCACTCGCCCAGACATTCACTTGGGAATTTGCGGAGAGCACGGTGGAGATCCATCATCAATTGAATTCTGCCATAATACAGGTCTTGACTATGTATCATGCTCACCATTTAGAGTACCACTTGCAAGACTTGCAGCAGCACAAGCACAAGTTAAAAAGCCAAGATAA
- a CDS encoding hydrolase produces the protein MENLKLNENELINAKKTALVLIDLQNGIASRELSPSPYTSEEIIQNASKLVKALSDKGAFIVLVRVSTIDGKDMVKPKTDLKATGMKYPEGWDNLVPEIADTKNAHIITKKQWGAFYGTDLDLQLRRRGIDTIILGGVSTNIGVDTTAREAYQHGYNQIFAEDAMTAITKEEHDYVCKYIFPRIGKIRSTKEIVSSLK, from the coding sequence ATGGAAAATTTAAAATTAAATGAAAATGAACTTATTAATGCGAAAAAAACTGCTCTTGTACTTATAGACTTACAAAATGGAATTGCATCTAGAGAGCTTTCACCTTCACCTTATACAAGTGAAGAGATTATCCAAAATGCAAGCAAGTTAGTTAAGGCGCTTAGTGATAAAGGAGCGTTTATAGTACTTGTAAGAGTGTCTACTATAGACGGTAAAGATATGGTTAAGCCAAAAACTGATTTAAAAGCTACTGGGATGAAATATCCAGAAGGCTGGGATAACCTTGTACCTGAAATAGCAGATACTAAGAATGCACATATCATTACTAAGAAACAATGGGGAGCCTTTTATGGTACTGATCTAGACTTACAATTAAGGCGTCGAGGAATTGATACTATTATATTAGGCGGAGTTTCTACTAATATTGGTGTTGATACCACAGCAAGAGAGGCTTATCAACATGGATATAATCAAATTTTTGCAGAAGATGCAATGACAGCTATAACTAAAGAAGAGCATGACTATGTTTGTAAATATATCTTCCCTAGGATTGGAAAAATTAGAAGTACAAAAGAGATAGTTTCATCATTAAAATAG
- a CDS encoding TetR/AcrR family transcriptional regulator translates to MQKRNLTKERIIKIAFSLADEIGINQVTFQKIAKELNIKYQSLYNYFTNMDNLKTEMTVYLLNELNVKLMQRLVGKSGDDAIREYASIYKEFAFENTVAYGLFISIPSTENTELFRLARETSHIIRQLLEFYIKDEILLVHKSRTLRSLLHGFVSLHAFGYFQREINIDESFQVMIDDFISSLKNK, encoded by the coding sequence ATGCAAAAAAGAAATTTAACAAAAGAAAGAATTATTAAAATTGCTTTTTCTTTGGCAGATGAAATTGGCATTAATCAAGTCACTTTTCAAAAAATTGCAAAAGAATTAAATATAAAATACCAATCTTTATATAATTATTTTACTAATATGGATAACCTAAAAACAGAAATGACTGTGTATCTTTTAAATGAATTGAATGTGAAATTAATGCAGAGATTAGTTGGCAAGAGCGGAGACGATGCTATAAGAGAATATGCCTCTATTTACAAAGAGTTTGCCTTTGAAAATACCGTTGCTTATGGGCTTTTTATTAGTATTCCAAGTACAGAAAATACTGAATTGTTTCGTTTAGCAAGAGAAACTTCTCATATTATTCGTCAGCTTTTAGAATTTTATATTAAAGATGAAATTCTCTTGGTTCATAAGAGCCGAACCTTACGAAGTCTTCTACATGGTTTTGTATCCTTGCATGCTTTTGGATATTTCCAGCGTGAAATAAATATAGATGAAAGCTTTCAAGTAATGATTGATGACTTTATTTCATCACTTAAGAATAAATAA
- a CDS encoding MBL fold metallo-hydrolase, whose translation MKIKWFGQSCFTITSKSGIKVLTDPYKKMLGYKLPEEMEADIVSTSHNHSDHNNVDAVKSSFVHINEPGSFSEHGIEIKGVQTFHDKTSGSKRGKNTIYNFKIDDINICHCGDLGHLLNSNQIEEIGNVDILLLPVGGLATLNSVDAVQVMKQLNPTIVIPMHYRTKALGLVGYIFGKVDKFISASGLKAKEYEKLELSKANIKDYSGVAVLKYD comes from the coding sequence ATGAAAATTAAATGGTTTGGTCAATCATGTTTTACGATAACATCTAAAAGTGGAATAAAAGTATTAACAGACCCTTATAAGAAAATGCTCGGTTATAAGTTGCCTGAAGAAATGGAAGCTGATATAGTATCTACAAGTCACAATCATAGTGATCATAATAATGTAGATGCAGTCAAGAGTAGCTTTGTACACATAAATGAGCCAGGAAGTTTTTCAGAACATGGAATAGAAATAAAAGGTGTCCAAACATTTCATGATAAAACTTCTGGATCTAAGAGAGGGAAAAATACTATATATAATTTTAAGATTGATGATATAAATATTTGTCATTGTGGTGACCTTGGACATCTTTTAAATTCCAATCAGATAGAGGAGATAGGAAATGTAGACATACTACTTCTTCCTGTTGGGGGATTAGCCACACTTAATTCAGTTGATGCTGTTCAAGTAATGAAGCAGTTAAACCCAACGATTGTTATACCTATGCACTACAGGACAAAAGCACTAGGGCTAGTTGGCTATATCTTTGGAAAGGTTGATAAATTCATTTCAGCTTCAGGACTAAAAGCAAAAGAGTATGAAAAGCTTGAATTAAGCAAAGCTAATATTAAAGATTATTCAGGGGTTGCTGTTCTTAAATATGATTAG
- a CDS encoding multidrug efflux MFS transporter, with protein MEMWKKNLIVCWFGIFVAAIGMSQIAPVLPLYIQHLGVQDTATITKISGIAFGITFIISAIFSPIWGSAADKYGRKPMILRASLGMAITIGCMGFAPNVYILIGLRLLQGVITGYSTACTALIATQTDKEHAGYALGTLSTASIAGSLLGPTVGGFIDEILGLQSVFFITGALLLISFITTLIFVKESFVREEKKVLTIKEIWSSVPQKSLTVTMFLTFFILSVALYSVEPIVTIYVKQLSNNSSHIALLAGITFSASGLANIIAAPRLGKLSDKIGAHKVMLVCLIGAVIIFIPQAFVQNTWQLMGLRFLLGLASAGLNPSVNIILKKITPSSLTGRVFGFNMSAGYLGVFGGSVLGGQIAGILGMQYVFFVTSALLLANAIWVYFKVYKKLNLNE; from the coding sequence ATGGAAATGTGGAAGAAAAATTTAATAGTATGTTGGTTTGGAATATTTGTGGCTGCTATAGGAATGAGTCAGATTGCCCCAGTATTACCACTTTACATACAACATCTTGGCGTTCAAGATACAGCAACAATTACAAAAATTTCAGGAATTGCCTTTGGGATCACATTTATAATTTCTGCTATTTTTTCACCAATTTGGGGAAGTGCAGCTGATAAATATGGAAGAAAGCCAATGATACTTAGAGCAAGCCTTGGTATGGCAATAACTATAGGCTGCATGGGGTTTGCACCAAACGTGTATATACTCATAGGTTTAAGGCTACTTCAAGGTGTAATTACTGGTTACAGTACAGCTTGTACTGCACTTATTGCAACTCAAACTGATAAGGAACATGCGGGATATGCGTTAGGTACACTATCAACAGCAAGTATTGCAGGTTCTTTACTAGGCCCAACAGTTGGTGGTTTTATAGATGAGATATTAGGACTACAAAGTGTATTTTTCATAACAGGGGCTTTACTTTTAATTTCATTTATTACAACGCTTATATTTGTAAAAGAATCATTTGTTAGAGAAGAGAAAAAGGTACTTACTATTAAAGAAATTTGGAGTTCTGTTCCACAAAAAAGCTTAACTGTTACGATGTTTTTAACTTTCTTTATATTATCTGTAGCATTATATTCTGTAGAACCAATTGTAACAATATATGTTAAGCAGTTATCTAATAATAGTTCACATATTGCACTTCTAGCTGGAATTACATTTTCAGCTTCTGGCCTTGCTAATATAATTGCTGCTCCAAGGCTTGGAAAACTTTCAGATAAGATAGGAGCTCATAAAGTAATGTTAGTATGTCTTATAGGTGCAGTGATCATTTTTATACCACAAGCTTTTGTGCAAAATACTTGGCAGTTAATGGGACTTCGATTTCTATTGGGACTAGCATCTGCAGGGCTTAATCCATCTGTAAATATTATATTAAAAAAAATAACACCATCTTCTCTTACTGGCAGAGTATTTGGTTTTAATATGTCAGCAGGATATTTGGGGGTATTTGGAGGTTCAGTCTTAGGTGGTCAGATTGCAGGAATTTTAGGAATGCAATATGTATTTTTTGTCACAAGTGCATTGTTACTTGCAAATGCAATTTGGGTATACTTTAAGGTTTATAAAAAACTCAATTTAAATGAATAA
- a CDS encoding AraC family transcriptional regulator: MLYFKTNVSKPLYYFKSGQFVCGENWYHKAVTFVKDYEIIVGIKGTIYIQQGNEQYEINPGDVLFLVPKVLHFGYAPSQEGSSFYWIHFLCNAEEMMINKSEIYKEIILMLNSNESENILLPTFFSLTDLDKALIYLKQILHTANSSYYTHLSTDYLVSELTVELTQQFINSINTSNAERNVLNQKFFQILEWIRINDGKDISVQMLADRFNFTADHINRLFKKNTGTSTLKYINNVKINKSKELLIGSDKSVKEISRILSFKDEKYFMKLFKKYEGVTPSKYRDAYPKTYINTDSHDPDIPLPDHLQSKNL, from the coding sequence ATGTTATATTTTAAAACAAATGTAAGTAAACCTCTTTATTATTTTAAGTCGGGACAATTTGTTTGTGGTGAAAATTGGTACCATAAAGCTGTTACTTTTGTAAAGGATTATGAAATCATTGTTGGAATTAAAGGAACAATATATATTCAGCAAGGAAATGAACAATATGAAATAAATCCAGGAGATGTTTTATTTTTAGTTCCTAAAGTATTACATTTTGGATATGCACCTTCACAAGAAGGCAGTAGTTTTTATTGGATTCATTTTTTGTGTAATGCCGAAGAGATGATGATAAATAAATCTGAGATTTATAAAGAAATTATTTTAATGTTAAATTCAAATGAGTCAGAAAATATTTTATTACCAACTTTCTTTTCATTAACTGATCTAGATAAAGCATTAATTTATTTGAAACAGATACTACACACGGCTAATTCATCATATTATACACATTTATCAACTGATTATTTGGTGTCAGAATTAACAGTTGAGCTAACTCAACAATTCATAAATTCAATTAATACATCAAATGCAGAGAGGAATGTATTAAATCAAAAATTCTTTCAAATTCTGGAGTGGATACGGATAAATGATGGGAAAGATATATCCGTGCAAATGCTAGCAGATAGATTCAATTTTACTGCTGATCATATAAACCGCTTGTTTAAAAAAAATACTGGCACAAGTACATTAAAATATATAAATAATGTTAAAATAAACAAGTCAAAAGAATTACTAATAGGCTCCGATAAAAGTGTTAAAGAAATCTCTCGCATACTAAGTTTTAAAGATGAAAAATATTTTATGAAACTTTTTAAGAAATACGAAGGTGTAACTCCGTCGAAATATAGAGATGCATACCCTAAAACATATATTAATACTGACTCTCACGATCCAGATATCCCTTTACCAGATCATTTACAATCTAAAAACTTATAA
- a CDS encoding beta-L-arabinofuranosidase domain-containing protein, whose translation MERAKSNEINLKSINITDKFWTKYIDLVKNKMIPYQWKVLNDEADIVIERERDDENIPSEKSHAIENFKIAAGLKKGHHYGYVFQDSDVYKWLEAAAYSLVNYPDSELEAIADNVIDLIALAQEKDGYLDTYFSIDAPERKFKRLLESHELYCAGHFLEAAVAYSEATNKRKALEIACRLADNIDSCFGPEESKIHGYDGHEEIEIGLAKLYSITQNKKYLKLSKYFLTERGKNKDFLKNQINEDPNKNYILPGMERFSYKYFQVHKPILEQKDAEGHAVRLVYMCTALANVAYLTDDTEMLDACKTLWKSITEKRMYITGGIGSTVIGESFTFDYDLPNDTMYSETCASVGLIFFAYNMLKNDPLSIYGDVMEKCLYNSVISGMALDGKHFFYVNPLEVNPEASEKDPTKSHVKPTRPAWFGCACCPPNVARTLTSLGKYIYTVSNSTLYIHLYISNESNILVYNNKISVKQETSYPWSENITISLAGEENVNLSLAFRIPEWCNSYSIKVNSEIPEYSICNGYAYITRTWSKSDIIEIHFKMEIQEIRANPYIKYNVGKVAIQKGPFVYCLEEFDNGKNLHLITLPKDVEYKYEFDSEMLGGVGKIKVQGKKMTINSNWRDQLYKRNTEASVYENSNLTFIPYYSWANRSAGEMRVWIDKDDI comes from the coding sequence TTGGAACGTGCAAAAAGTAATGAAATAAATTTAAAAAGTATTAACATCACTGATAAGTTTTGGACTAAATATATTGATTTAGTTAAAAACAAAATGATCCCCTACCAATGGAAAGTTTTAAATGATGAAGCTGATATAGTAATTGAAAGAGAACGAGATGATGAAAATATTCCATCTGAAAAAAGTCATGCGATTGAAAACTTTAAAATCGCTGCTGGTTTAAAAAAAGGTCACCATTATGGATATGTTTTTCAGGATAGTGATGTTTATAAATGGTTAGAAGCTGCTGCATATTCTTTAGTTAACTATCCAGATTCAGAATTGGAAGCTATTGCTGATAACGTTATAGATTTAATAGCTCTGGCACAAGAAAAAGACGGGTATCTCGATACTTATTTTTCTATTGATGCTCCTGAAAGAAAATTTAAAAGACTACTAGAAAGTCATGAATTATACTGCGCAGGTCATTTTCTTGAAGCAGCTGTGGCTTACTCTGAAGCTACTAATAAAAGAAAAGCATTGGAAATAGCTTGCCGCTTAGCTGACAATATTGATAGTTGTTTCGGACCAGAGGAATCTAAAATTCATGGATATGATGGTCATGAAGAAATAGAAATCGGCTTAGCTAAGTTATATTCTATAACTCAAAATAAAAAATATTTAAAACTTAGCAAATATTTTTTAACCGAGAGAGGAAAGAATAAAGATTTTCTTAAAAATCAAATAAATGAAGATCCTAATAAAAATTATATATTACCTGGAATGGAAAGGTTCTCATATAAATATTTTCAGGTTCACAAACCGATTTTGGAACAAAAAGATGCTGAAGGACATGCTGTAAGACTAGTATACATGTGCACAGCTCTAGCAAATGTTGCTTATTTGACAGATGATACAGAAATGTTAGATGCTTGTAAAACATTGTGGAAAAGCATAACAGAAAAAAGAATGTATATAACAGGAGGTATTGGCTCTACTGTTATAGGTGAATCTTTCACATTTGACTATGACTTACCTAATGATACAATGTATAGCGAAACCTGTGCTTCAGTTGGACTAATATTTTTTGCTTATAATATGCTTAAAAATGACCCTCTAAGTATATATGGAGATGTTATGGAAAAATGTTTATATAATTCTGTCATTAGTGGAATGGCACTAGATGGTAAACACTTCTTTTATGTAAACCCCTTAGAAGTTAATCCTGAAGCCAGCGAGAAAGATCCTACAAAAAGTCATGTAAAACCAACAAGACCAGCCTGGTTTGGATGTGCATGTTGTCCGCCAAATGTTGCAAGAACTTTAACTTCTTTAGGTAAGTATATATATACTGTGTCCAATAGTACTTTATACATTCACTTATATATCTCTAATGAATCAAATATTTTAGTATATAACAATAAAATATCTGTCAAACAGGAGACAAGCTATCCATGGTCTGAAAACATTACAATATCTCTAGCTGGCGAAGAAAACGTTAACTTAAGTTTAGCTTTTAGAATACCAGAATGGTGTAATTCTTATTCCATCAAGGTTAATAGTGAGATTCCTGAATATAGCATTTGTAATGGTTATGCTTATATTACAAGAACTTGGAGTAAATCTGATATAATAGAAATTCATTTCAAAATGGAAATCCAGGAAATAAGAGCAAACCCATATATTAAATATAACGTAGGAAAAGTTGCTATACAAAAAGGACCTTTTGTATACTGCTTAGAAGAATTTGATAACGGTAAAAACTTACACCTAATTACACTGCCTAAGGATGTTGAATATAAATATGAATTTGATTCAGAAATGCTTGGTGGCGTTGGAAAAATCAAAGTTCAGGGCAAAAAAATGACAATAAACAGCAATTGGAGAGATCAGTTATACAAGCGAAACACAGAAGCTTCTGTCTATGAAAATTCTAACCTTACATTTATTCCATATTACAGTTGGGCAAATCGGTCTGCTGGTGAAATGAGAGTATGGATAGATAAGGATGATATATAG
- a CDS encoding helix-turn-helix transcriptional regulator, whose product MELSPRQEEIVCLVKEGAPITSEALAEKIGVTRAALRADLAVLTMIGVLDARPKVGYVYTGKPSSGLVYQHISKIKVSEIMSKPVTVSEDTMVYDAIVYLFLNDVGTLFVENNGVLTGAVSRKDFLKISIGGTDIHKVPIGVIMTRMPNIICANENDNAYDLAKKIIEHEIDSIPVVDVLKKADGKDGIKIIGKVSKTNITKLFVKLGENQN is encoded by the coding sequence TTGGAATTATCACCTAGGCAAGAAGAAATAGTATGTTTAGTAAAAGAAGGTGCACCAATAACAAGTGAAGCACTTGCTGAAAAAATTGGCGTGACTAGGGCTGCACTTAGAGCTGATCTAGCAGTACTTACAATGATAGGAGTTTTAGATGCTAGACCAAAGGTTGGATATGTATATACTGGAAAGCCTTCTAGTGGATTAGTTTATCAACACATAAGCAAAATAAAAGTATCCGAAATAATGTCAAAACCTGTGACTGTAAGTGAAGATACAATGGTATATGATGCAATCGTATACCTGTTTCTTAACGATGTAGGGACATTATTTGTAGAAAATAACGGGGTACTTACAGGGGCAGTTTCAAGAAAGGACTTCCTTAAAATTTCAATAGGGGGAACTGATATACATAAGGTACCAATTGGTGTAATTATGACAAGAATGCCAAATATAATTTGTGCAAATGAAAATGACAATGCCTATGATTTAGCTAAGAAGATTATTGAACATGAAATTGATAGTATTCCAGTTGTTGATGTTTTGAAAAAAGCAGATGGAAAAGATGGGATTAAAATAATAGGCAAGGTTTCTAAGACCAACATAACAAAATTATTTGTTAAACTTGGAGAAAATCAAAACTAA